The following are encoded together in the Roseobacter denitrificans OCh 114 genome:
- a CDS encoding DUF6552 family protein, translating to MTSTPKTPTRIQTVDIVKWIATIVQLIGYGLTGLNIVPWNVFAFFIGILLWLAVGVMWKDKAIMVVHIGAFLSLFIGYMNA from the coding sequence ATGACCAGCACACCAAAGACGCCAACGCGTATCCAAACCGTCGATATCGTCAAGTGGATCGCCACAATCGTGCAACTGATCGGCTATGGGCTGACCGGGCTCAACATCGTGCCATGGAACGTTTTCGCTTTCTTCATCGGCATTTTGCTGTGGCTGGCGGTTGGCGTGATGTGGAAAGACAAGGCGATCATGGTCGTCCATATCGGCGCGTTTCTCTCCTTGTTCATTGGCTACATGAACGCCTGA
- a CDS encoding YebC/PmpR family DNA-binding transcriptional regulator, whose protein sequence is MAGHSKWANIQHRKGRQDAVRAKLFSKLSKEITVAAKMGDPDPDKNPRLRLAVKEAKSQSMPKDNIDRAIKKSQAGDGDEYEEIRYEGYGPNGVAVIVEAMTDNRNRTASTVRSTFTKNGGNLGETGSVGFMFDRKGTVTYPADVGDADTVLMAAIEAGAEDVESSEDGHVIWCADTDLNEVATALEAELGESEQTKLVWRPTTTTELDLEGMQKLMRLIEALEDDDDVQRVTANFEASDEVMEQL, encoded by the coding sequence ATGGCAGGCCACTCAAAATGGGCAAACATCCAGCACCGCAAAGGGCGCCAGGACGCCGTGCGGGCAAAGCTCTTCTCCAAACTCAGCAAGGAGATCACAGTTGCTGCGAAAATGGGCGATCCTGATCCTGACAAGAACCCGCGCCTGCGCCTGGCGGTAAAAGAGGCCAAATCGCAGTCCATGCCCAAGGATAATATTGATCGCGCGATCAAGAAGTCCCAAGCCGGGGATGGCGACGAGTACGAAGAAATCCGTTATGAGGGCTACGGCCCGAATGGCGTTGCAGTGATCGTTGAAGCGATGACTGACAATCGTAATCGCACAGCGTCAACAGTGCGGTCGACCTTTACCAAGAATGGCGGCAACCTTGGCGAAACCGGCAGCGTCGGTTTCATGTTCGACCGCAAGGGCACGGTCACCTATCCGGCGGATGTCGGGGACGCGGACACGGTGCTGATGGCGGCGATCGAAGCCGGAGCAGAGGATGTTGAAAGCTCCGAAGATGGCCATGTTATCTGGTGCGCGGATACGGATCTCAACGAGGTTGCGACCGCGCTGGAGGCCGAGTTGGGCGAAAGCGAGCAGACCAAACTGGTATGGCGGCCGACGACCACGACAGAATTGGACCTTGAGGGAATGCAAAAGCTGATGCGCTTGATCGAGGCCCTTGAAGATGATGACGACGTGCAGCGGGTCACGGCCAATTTCGAAGCCTCGGATGAGGTGATGGAGCAGCTTTAA
- the betB gene encoding betaine-aldehyde dehydrogenase → MSYPTQPTASHFINGQYVEDTDGAAIEVIYPATGEVIATVHSATPAIIDAALDAARAAQAAWAAMTGTERGRILRRAADMMRAANHDLSVLETYDTGKPYQETSVVDATSGADALEYFGGMAATLTGEHIPLGEDWVYTRREPLGVCVGIGAWNYPTQIACWKGAPALACGNAMVFKPSETTPLCALKVAEILHAAGLPKGLYNVIQGMGDVGAALVADARVDKVSLTGSVPTGRKVYAAAAEGIKHVTMELGGKSPLIIFDDADLENAVSGAILGNFYSSGQVCSNGTRVFVHKAIKHAFLKRLTERLATAVIGDPMDPQTSFGPMVSERQTSIVLDYIAKGQAEGARLVFGGARMDRAGFYVQPTVFADVHDDMIIARQEIFGPVMAVLDFDDETDVLARANDTEFGLAAGVFTCDLTRAHRIAAGFQAGTCYINTYNDAPVEAPFGGSKASGVGRENSKAAIEHYSQIKSVYVRMGDLEAPF, encoded by the coding sequence ATGAGTTATCCAACCCAACCCACCGCCAGCCATTTCATCAACGGGCAATATGTCGAAGATACCGATGGCGCAGCGATTGAGGTCATTTACCCCGCAACCGGTGAGGTGATCGCAACGGTGCATTCCGCAACGCCTGCGATCATTGATGCAGCACTGGATGCGGCGCGGGCTGCACAGGCCGCATGGGCGGCCATGACAGGTACTGAACGCGGGCGCATCCTGCGCCGTGCTGCGGACATGATGCGTGCCGCCAACCATGACCTCAGCGTGCTGGAAACCTATGACACCGGAAAACCCTATCAGGAAACATCGGTGGTCGATGCAACAAGCGGTGCGGATGCGCTGGAGTATTTCGGCGGTATGGCAGCAACGCTGACTGGCGAACATATCCCGCTGGGCGAGGATTGGGTCTATACCCGCCGCGAACCATTGGGCGTGTGTGTCGGGATCGGTGCGTGGAATTATCCGACGCAAATCGCCTGCTGGAAGGGCGCACCAGCGCTGGCCTGCGGCAATGCGATGGTGTTCAAACCGTCCGAGACGACGCCGCTATGCGCCCTGAAGGTGGCCGAGATTCTGCATGCTGCGGGCCTGCCCAAGGGCCTTTACAATGTCATTCAGGGTATGGGCGATGTGGGGGCTGCATTGGTCGCGGACGCACGGGTCGACAAGGTGTCCCTGACCGGTTCTGTGCCGACCGGACGCAAGGTCTATGCCGCCGCAGCCGAGGGCATCAAACACGTCACGATGGAGCTTGGCGGTAAATCCCCGCTGATCATTTTTGACGACGCTGATCTGGAAAATGCGGTCAGCGGTGCGATCCTTGGGAATTTCTATTCCTCCGGGCAGGTCTGTTCCAACGGAACGCGCGTTTTCGTTCACAAAGCCATCAAACACGCCTTTCTCAAGCGCCTCACAGAGCGATTGGCGACTGCCGTTATCGGTGATCCGATGGACCCGCAAACCAGCTTTGGCCCCATGGTGTCGGAGCGGCAAACGTCCATCGTGCTGGACTACATCGCGAAAGGGCAGGCGGAGGGCGCGCGTCTTGTCTTTGGCGGCGCGCGGATGGACCGCGCGGGGTTTTACGTGCAACCCACCGTTTTTGCGGATGTGCATGATGACATGATCATCGCGCGGCAGGAAATCTTTGGCCCCGTCATGGCGGTGCTGGATTTCGATGATGAAACAGATGTACTCGCCCGCGCCAATGACACCGAATTTGGCCTTGCGGCGGGCGTATTCACTTGCGATCTGACCCGTGCGCATCGCATCGCAGCCGGGTTCCAAGCAGGCACCTGCTACATCAACACCTACAACGACGCGCCGGTGGAGGCGCCATTTGGCGGCTCAAAAGCCTCCGGCGTGGGGCGCGAAAACTCCAAGGCTGCCATCGAACACTACAGCCAGATCAAATCCGTTTACGTCCGCATGGGCGATCTGGAGGCTCCTTTCTGA
- the betI gene encoding transcriptional regulator BetI translates to MPKVGMEPIRRTALVNATIAEIGARGSLDVTVGQIAKRAGMSTALAHHYFGGKDQIFLAAMQQILRDFGAEVRRGLRAAPTPRARVEALIDASFAPSCFTPSTISAWMTLYASAATNPDTLRLLRVYQQRLHSNLIHALRPISSDPVAHAEVIAALIDGLYLRAALSRSKSADAARDTALAALSTLLERPA, encoded by the coding sequence ATGCCAAAAGTTGGAATGGAACCGATCCGTCGGACGGCCCTGGTCAATGCCACCATCGCTGAAATCGGCGCGCGCGGCTCGCTGGATGTCACCGTCGGTCAGATTGCGAAACGCGCTGGCATGTCCACCGCGCTGGCGCATCATTACTTTGGCGGCAAGGACCAGATATTTCTGGCGGCGATGCAACAGATCCTGCGCGATTTCGGTGCGGAAGTGCGCCGCGGTCTGCGCGCCGCCCCGACGCCGCGCGCGCGTGTGGAGGCGTTGATTGATGCCAGTTTTGCGCCGTCGTGTTTTACGCCCTCGACCATCAGCGCGTGGATGACGCTTTACGCATCGGCTGCGACCAATCCCGATACGCTGCGGCTGTTGCGGGTCTATCAACAGCGGCTGCACTCAAACCTCATCCACGCCTTGCGCCCGATTTCGTCCGATCCGGTTGCGCATGCAGAGGTGATCGCGGCACTCATAGATGGCCTTTATCTGCGCGCCGCCCTGTCGCGTTCAAAAAGTGCCGACGCCGCACGCGATACCGCCCTTGCCGCGTTGTCGACCTTGCTGGAGCGCCCCGCATGA
- a CDS encoding DMT family transporter → MSMTKTSQPLTGIFWMLVTGICFISVTALVKFMGTGLPPAQMAFLRYLLGLVFLIPAIGALRAAHLTPRQWKLFGFRGVIHGLGVISWFYAMTRIPLADVTAMNYLAPIYVTIGAAVFLGEKLAFRRIAAVVMALIGAFIILRPGFRDISSGHFAMLFTALAFGASYLTAKVTADEVKPSVVVAMLSIFVTIVLAPFALINWVTPTLWELFLLFCIACCAVAGHYTMTLAFAAAPVTVTQPVTFTQLIWAVLLGYFAFGEAVDIWVVIGGVVILSSVTFITWREAVLKRKPTTPTLNETKG, encoded by the coding sequence ATGTCCATGACCAAGACCTCTCAGCCCCTGACCGGCATTTTCTGGATGCTGGTGACAGGTATTTGCTTTATCTCCGTTACGGCGTTGGTGAAATTCATGGGCACCGGGCTGCCGCCGGCGCAGATGGCTTTCCTGCGGTATCTGCTCGGGCTCGTTTTTCTGATCCCGGCCATCGGGGCCTTGCGGGCCGCGCATCTGACCCCGCGCCAATGGAAGCTCTTCGGGTTTCGCGGTGTGATCCACGGGCTGGGCGTGATTTCATGGTTCTACGCCATGACGCGCATTCCGCTCGCGGATGTCACGGCGATGAATTACCTCGCCCCGATCTATGTGACGATCGGGGCCGCCGTGTTCCTTGGGGAGAAGCTGGCCTTTCGGCGCATTGCCGCTGTCGTGATGGCGCTGATCGGGGCGTTCATTATCCTGCGACCCGGGTTTCGTGACATCAGCAGCGGGCACTTTGCCATGCTGTTTACGGCCCTCGCCTTTGGTGCGTCTTACCTGACGGCAAAGGTCACGGCGGATGAGGTCAAACCGTCCGTTGTCGTGGCCATGTTGTCGATTTTCGTCACCATCGTGCTGGCCCCTTTCGCGCTGATCAACTGGGTGACACCGACCCTTTGGGAGCTGTTTTTGCTCTTTTGCATAGCCTGCTGTGCGGTCGCCGGACACTACACCATGACGCTCGCCTTTGCCGCAGCACCAGTCACCGTTACGCAGCCTGTCACCTTTACGCAGCTGATCTGGGCGGTGCTCTTGGGATATTTCGCCTTTGGGGAGGCGGTGGACATCTGGGTGGTGATCGGTGGTGTTGTGATCCTGTCATCCGTTACATTCATCACCTGGCGCGAAGCGGTGCTCAAGCGCAAACCAACGACACCGACGCTGAACGAGACCAAAGGTTAG
- the betC gene encoding choline-sulfatase, protein MSKPNILILMVDQLNGTLFPDGPAEWLHAPNLKKLAARSTRFKNAYTASPLCAPGRAAFMSGQLPSATGVYDNAAEFCSSIPTYAHHLRRAGYQTCLSGKMHFVGPDQLHGFEERLTTDIYPADFGWTPDYRKPGERIDWWYHNMGSVTGAGVAEISNQMEYDDEVAFNATRKLYDLSRGADARPWCLTVSFTHPHDPYVARKKYWDLYEDCAHLQPEVAAFDYADQDPHSQRIFDANDWRSFDITKRDIERSRRAYFANISYLDDKIGDILQTLEDTRQEAIILFVSDHGDMLGERGLWFKMSFFEGSSRVPLMISAPQMEPGLQTTAVSNIDVCPTLCDLAGVSMDEVMAWTTGVSLVPMGQGVERTEPVAMEYAAEASYAPMVSLRYGPWKYNKCVLDPEQLFDLENDPHELHNLAGHPDHQGTLSALRSKAEARWDLDAFDADVRKSQARRWVVYEALREGGYYPWDYQPLRAASEQYMRNHMDLNVLEESKRFPRGE, encoded by the coding sequence ATGAGCAAGCCGAACATCCTGATCCTGATGGTCGACCAGTTGAACGGCACCCTTTTTCCCGATGGCCCAGCCGAGTGGCTGCATGCGCCAAACCTGAAAAAGCTCGCCGCGCGCTCAACACGGTTCAAGAACGCCTATACCGCCAGCCCCCTGTGCGCGCCGGGTCGTGCCGCGTTCATGTCGGGTCAATTGCCCTCGGCCACCGGCGTTTATGACAATGCCGCCGAATTCTGTTCCTCGATCCCGACCTATGCGCATCATCTGCGGCGGGCGGGGTATCAGACCTGCCTGTCGGGCAAGATGCATTTTGTCGGCCCCGATCAGTTGCACGGCTTCGAAGAGCGCCTGACCACCGATATCTACCCGGCGGATTTTGGCTGGACCCCGGATTATCGCAAACCGGGCGAGCGTATCGACTGGTGGTATCACAATATGGGCTCGGTCACGGGCGCGGGTGTGGCCGAGATTTCCAACCAGATGGAATATGATGACGAGGTGGCCTTCAACGCGACCCGCAAACTCTACGATCTGTCACGCGGGGCAGATGCGCGCCCCTGGTGTCTGACGGTCAGCTTCACCCATCCGCATGACCCTTACGTGGCGCGCAAGAAATACTGGGATCTCTACGAGGATTGTGCGCATCTTCAGCCTGAGGTCGCGGCCTTTGACTACGCCGATCAGGACCCGCACAGCCAGCGTATTTTCGATGCGAACGACTGGCGCAGCTTTGACATCACGAAACGCGATATCGAACGGTCCAGACGCGCGTATTTTGCCAATATCAGTTACCTCGACGACAAAATCGGTGACATCCTGCAAACGCTGGAAGACACGCGGCAGGAGGCGATCATCCTCTTTGTCTCGGATCATGGCGATATGTTGGGCGAGCGTGGGTTATGGTTCAAGATGTCCTTTTTCGAGGGATCCTCGCGGGTGCCGCTGATGATCTCTGCGCCGCAAATGGAACCGGGGCTGCAGACAACGGCCGTGTCCAACATCGATGTCTGTCCGACGCTCTGTGACCTTGCGGGCGTGTCGATGGACGAGGTGATGGCATGGACAACCGGGGTGTCGCTGGTGCCCATGGGGCAGGGGGTCGAACGCACAGAACCCGTTGCGATGGAATATGCGGCGGAAGCCTCCTATGCCCCGATGGTGTCCCTGCGCTATGGCCCGTGGAAGTACAACAAATGCGTTCTCGATCCGGAACAACTGTTTGATCTGGAAAACGACCCGCACGAATTGCACAACCTTGCCGGGCACCCGGATCACCAAGGCACCCTGTCGGCTTTGCGCAGCAAGGCGGAAGCGCGCTGGGATCTCGACGCCTTTGACGCCGATGTGCGCAAAAGTCAGGCGCGCCGCTGGGTCGTCTACGAGGCCCTGCGCGAGGGCGGGTACTACCCATGGGACTATCAGCCCCTGCGCGCCGCATCCGAGCAATACATGCGCAATCACATGGACCTCAACGTGCTCGAAGAGAGCAAACGGTTTCCGCGCGGTGAGTAA
- a CDS encoding SLC13 family permease: protein MTNEQIILFSLFAAVFAMLLWGRLRYDIVAFSALLIGVVLGVVPTKDAFSGFGHPATLVVALVLVVSAGLVRSGAVFLITRTLVDASRSLGAHIALMGAIGGVFSAFMNNVAALALLMPVDIQTARKAGRAAGLSLMPLSFATILGGMVTLIGTPPNIIIAAIREDSLGAPFAMFDFAPVGGAAAIAGLAFVSLIGWRLIPTRETDAGQSNDISEYIAELTVPEGNKQIGKRVAELSEAADKADVAIIGLVRDGKRRYGQARNTVLEAGDALVLEATPEALDEFRSSLDLAVTDAKREEALHAAGEGVEVIEVVVPEDARIQGKTAQAIGLAWRQRSVLLGVSRRGKRLTKRLRQTPIQTGDILLMLVPRDTGPDVADWLGCLPLADRGLAVTVNKKVWLAIGLFGAAVLTASVGLLYLPIAMGLVVVAYVLTKIIPLAELYDHINWPVVVLLGSMIPLGAALESSGGTELIATALVSLTDGLPAWAVLTVLMIVTMSLSDVLNNTATTIVAAPVGIQMAQSLGVSPDPFLMAVAVAASSAFLTPIGHKNNTLILGPGGYGFGDYWRMGLPLEIIVVAVSIPAILIFWPL, encoded by the coding sequence ATGACAAACGAACAGATCATTCTCTTTTCCCTTTTTGCCGCCGTGTTTGCGATGCTGCTATGGGGGCGGTTGCGCTATGATATCGTTGCCTTTTCTGCCTTGCTGATTGGCGTGGTTCTGGGCGTTGTCCCCACCAAAGACGCGTTTTCGGGTTTTGGGCATCCGGCCACGCTGGTCGTTGCCCTTGTGCTGGTCGTCTCGGCGGGGTTGGTGCGTTCGGGCGCTGTTTTCCTGATCACGCGCACGCTGGTGGATGCCTCGCGCAGTCTGGGTGCGCATATCGCGCTCATGGGGGCCATCGGCGGGGTTTTCTCCGCGTTTATGAACAATGTCGCCGCCCTCGCCCTGTTGATGCCAGTCGATATCCAGACCGCGCGCAAGGCAGGGCGCGCCGCCGGGTTGAGCCTGATGCCCCTGAGTTTTGCAACAATTCTTGGCGGCATGGTGACACTGATCGGCACCCCGCCCAACATCATCATTGCCGCCATCCGCGAAGACAGTCTGGGCGCGCCCTTCGCGATGTTCGATTTCGCCCCGGTCGGCGGGGCGGCGGCCATCGCGGGCCTTGCCTTTGTGTCCCTGATCGGGTGGCGCTTGATTCCGACCCGTGAGACAGACGCAGGCCAAAGCAATGATATTTCAGAGTATATTGCCGAATTGACCGTGCCCGAGGGCAACAAGCAGATCGGCAAACGCGTCGCCGAATTGAGCGAGGCCGCAGACAAGGCAGATGTTGCGATTATCGGCCTTGTCCGCGATGGCAAACGCCGGTACGGGCAGGCCCGCAACACTGTGCTTGAAGCGGGTGATGCGCTGGTGCTGGAGGCAACGCCGGAAGCCCTCGATGAATTCCGCTCCAGCCTTGATCTGGCGGTCACGGACGCCAAGCGCGAAGAGGCGTTGCATGCAGCAGGCGAAGGTGTCGAGGTCATCGAAGTCGTGGTGCCTGAAGATGCGCGCATCCAAGGCAAGACCGCGCAGGCCATCGGGCTTGCATGGCGACAGCGCAGCGTGTTGCTGGGCGTGTCGCGGCGCGGCAAACGCCTGACCAAACGGTTGCGCCAAACGCCCATTCAGACCGGTGATATCCTGTTGATGCTGGTGCCGCGCGACACAGGCCCGGATGTGGCGGACTGGCTTGGCTGCCTGCCTCTGGCCGACCGCGGGCTGGCGGTGACCGTCAACAAAAAAGTATGGCTGGCCATAGGTTTGTTCGGGGCCGCGGTCTTGACGGCCAGCGTCGGGCTGTTGTATCTGCCCATCGCCATGGGCTTGGTGGTGGTTGCCTATGTGCTGACAAAAATCATACCGCTTGCCGAGCTTTATGATCACATCAACTGGCCGGTCGTTGTGCTGCTCGGCTCCATGATCCCGCTGGGTGCGGCACTTGAAAGCTCCGGCGGCACGGAACTGATCGCGACGGCGTTGGTCTCTTTGACCGACGGGCTCCCGGCCTGGGCGGTTCTGACGGTGCTGATGATTGTCACGATGAGCCTGTCAGATGTCCTGAACAACACGGCAACCACCATCGTCGCAGCCCCCGTGGGCATCCAGATGGCGCAAAGCCTTGGGGTATCCCCCGACCCCTTTCTGATGGCTGTGGCCGTGGCCGCTTCCAGCGCCTTCCTGACGCCCATCGGGCACAAGAACAACACGCTGATCCTTGGCCCCGGGGGATACGGTTTTGGCGACTACTGGCGCATGGGCCTGCCGCTGGAGATCATAGTCGTCGCCGTCAGCATCCCAGCAATCCTCATTTTCTGGCCTTTGTGA